The following are encoded together in the Thunnus albacares chromosome 7, fThuAlb1.1, whole genome shotgun sequence genome:
- the LOC122985705 gene encoding transmembrane protein 80-like codes for MAMPGSGRSASLLPSVTFQLLLKLTTVYFVFYFLFTLSLIIRKSLVLSYPVDALVTDVSLLFLLAALEFLHFFCGVRGNLTESEGFILANIFMTGTTIPLTVYFLVWQTYVMWADVVISSVLLVVYGLNGILAFSTLARITSVYS; via the exons ATGGCGATGCCCGGGTCAG gaAGGTCTGCCAGTTTA CTGCCATCAGTTACTTTCCAGCTCCTGCTGAAACTGACTACAgtctactttgttttctatttcctGTTCACTCTCAGCTTGATCATCAGAAAGA GCTTGGTGCTGTCTTATCCTGTTGATGCTCTGGTCACTGATGTCAGTCTGCTGTTCCTCCTGGCTGCTCTGGAGTTCCTCCATTTCTTCTGTG gtgtgaggGGCAACCTGACGGAGAGCGAGGGCTTTATTCTTGCTAACATCTTCATGACGGGGACGACCATCCCGCTGACGGTCTACTTCCTGGTGTGGCAGACATACGTGATGTGGGCAGATGTTGTCATCAGCAGTGTCTTGCTCGTTGTCTACGGCTTAAATGGAATCTTGGCTTTCAGCACTTTAGCCAGAATAACCAG tgtCTATTCGTGA